The nucleotide sequence TATGAAGAGTAAAGGCAGACGCGGGGAAGGGGAAACGCATCTTCTACCCTGCGCCTGCTCGAAACAAAAACTCCCCAAGTGCCTCCCATGGCCCGCCTTGGTAACGCCAGAGCAGCAGACCCTCGCCTTTGCCGCTTAGTGGCTGCCAGTCCTGGCTCAGGTAATCGTAGAGCTGGCGAGCGATCTCTGGCTTAACTTTGTTCTGAATGGTCACGTGGGGGCGGTAGCGCTGGCTGTCTTGGCGGCTCAGCCACGGCTGCCAGGTGTTGGCTAATGCTTGGCGTAGCTGCAGCAGATCGGGGGCGTCGATTTCGATGGCGACGCCTTGACCCAAAAAGCGCAGATTGGGGAAGGACAAAGGTAGCTCTGTCGTGCTGTCGCTGAGAGTGTTGAGGGTGTCTTGAATAGAGGATTCCTGATCGCCAGGGAGGGCGTGAAAAAGTGTGACATGGGCGGGGAGAAAGTTGCGATCGCTAGGAAAGTGCTGCTGGCGCAGTGGGTCAAGCCGATCGAAGGTCGTGGCGTCTAGCTTGAGGGTCAAAATCAGGGGCAGCGCTGATGGTTGAGACATACGGATTATGAATTGGCTACAAGCGCTGCTAATCCCTTCATGATTTGCAGTGTTCGCGCTAACCCCTCATCTTGATCCAAAATAAATTCCTTCGACCTTGCATATCGAGGGCCTCCCTGCCGCACCAGCTTCAAAAACACAAAACTGCTGCCATTTGTCACCATGCCAAACAGCGGCAATCCCGATACTGGAGCCGCCAGCATATAGCCCAACACCTGAGGAATCCCCACCTTAAGCGAAAACTCTGCCCGCTTCGACTCAATCACCAATACCCAAAGCTGGTCTTTTAGCACCAGCACATCCAGTCGGCCTCTGAGAATCTGTTCATCCCCCTCGGCAACAATCTCTACTGTTTTTTCGGTCGTTACATAGAACGGCGGTAAAAATACACCTGCTAGGTCTAGTAGTGGCGCAACCACCGCTAGCTTGACTGTATTCTCTAATAGCGATCTGCGCTCTAAGTTGGCATAAGCTGCCTCCACCCGTGTCAACCGCTCTTGCTCCACCGCAGTCAAAGCAGGCCAATCTCCCTGCCACTCTGAGAAGAAGTTATCCTCGACCTCTTGCAACCCAAACTGTTGCTCTAGGTCATACAGGGTCAACTGCTCAATGGCTACAGTCTGCACCATGTTTGCACCTACAAAACTGTTTCCAACAT is from Pseudanabaena sp. FACHB-2040 and encodes:
- a CDS encoding 2'-5' RNA ligase family protein, which produces MSQPSALPLILTLKLDATTFDRLDPLRQQHFPSDRNFLPAHVTLFHALPGDQESSIQDTLNTLSDSTTELPLSFPNLRFLGQGVAIEIDAPDLLQLRQALANTWQPWLSRQDSQRYRPHVTIQNKVKPEIARQLYDYLSQDWQPLSGKGEGLLLWRYQGGPWEALGEFLFRAGAG
- a CDS encoding restriction endonuclease subunit R — its product is MVQTVAIEQLTLYDLEQQFGLQEVEDNFFSEWQGDWPALTAVEQERLTRVEAAYANLERRSLLENTVKLAVVAPLLDLAGVFLPPFYVTTEKTVEIVAEGDEQILRGRLDVLVLKDQLWVLVIESKRAEFSLKVGIPQVLGYMLAAPVSGLPLFGMVTNGSSFVFLKLVRQGGPRYARSKEFILDQDEGLARTLQIMKGLAALVANS